A genomic segment from Comamonas terrigena NBRC 13299 encodes:
- a CDS encoding MaoC family dehydratase → MPEKNLYLDDLYVGQTFVSGEHLLDEAQIIAYARQFDPQVFHLDPEAAKHTFFQGLAASGWHTASISMRLVTESIPLADGVIGGGMEELAWPQPTRPGDRLHVESEIVEIIPSQSKPNRAMLRVLCQTKNQRGEVLQRFRPKMLAFKRPAA, encoded by the coding sequence ATGCCGGAAAAGAACCTGTACCTGGACGATTTGTACGTGGGCCAGACCTTTGTCAGCGGTGAGCACCTGCTGGACGAAGCCCAGATCATTGCCTATGCCCGCCAGTTCGATCCGCAGGTCTTTCACCTCGACCCCGAAGCCGCCAAGCACACCTTCTTCCAGGGTCTGGCGGCCAGCGGCTGGCACACGGCATCGATCAGCATGCGCCTGGTGACCGAGAGCATTCCGCTGGCGGACGGCGTGATCGGCGGCGGCATGGAAGAGCTGGCCTGGCCCCAGCCCACACGGCCCGGCGACCGGCTGCATGTGGAATCCGAGATCGTGGAGATCATCCCCTCCCAGTCCAAGCCCAACCGCGCCATGCTCCGCGTGCTGTGCCAGACCAAGAACCAGCGCGGCGAGGTGCTGCAGCGCTTTCGCCCCAAGATGCTGGCCTTCAAGCGCCCCGCCGCCTGA
- a CDS encoding amino acid ABC transporter permease, producing the protein MNLAALADDWLYLLVGTFPEGPPGGALLTLILSATSGLASAVLGLVLGIALAMGSGPWATLLHTMLGFLRAIPVLMLIFWIYFLLPMLFGMDVPGTVSVVCALSLIGGAYLAHAVAAGIHAVPQGQWDAGRALGMDRWQVLRWLVLPQALTAMLPSLVNQWVTLIKDSSLAYIVGVGELSFLSTQVNARLMVNPAEVFVFVGGVYWLLCSLLHLLSWAIGRQQPAQRA; encoded by the coding sequence ATGAACCTGGCGGCACTGGCCGACGACTGGCTCTACCTGCTGGTGGGCACCTTCCCCGAAGGACCGCCCGGCGGTGCGCTGCTGACCTTGATCCTGAGCGCCACCTCTGGTCTGGCCTCGGCCGTGCTGGGGCTGGTGCTGGGCATTGCACTGGCCATGGGCAGCGGGCCGTGGGCCACGCTCTTGCACACCATGCTGGGCTTTCTGCGCGCCATTCCCGTGCTGATGCTGATCTTCTGGATCTACTTTCTGCTGCCCATGCTGTTCGGCATGGATGTGCCGGGCACGGTGTCCGTGGTGTGCGCCCTGTCGCTGATCGGCGGAGCCTATCTGGCCCACGCCGTGGCGGCGGGCATCCATGCCGTGCCCCAGGGCCAGTGGGACGCAGGCCGGGCGCTGGGCATGGACCGCTGGCAGGTCCTGCGCTGGCTGGTGCTGCCGCAGGCACTGACGGCCATGCTGCCGTCGTTGGTCAACCAGTGGGTCACGCTGATCAAGGACAGCTCGCTGGCCTATATCGTGGGCGTGGGCGAACTGTCGTTTCTCTCCACCCAGGTGAACGCGCGGCTGATGGTGAACCCGGCCGAGGTGTTTGTGTTCGTGGGCGGCGTGTACTGGCTGCTGTGCTCGCTGCTCCATCTGCTGAGCTGGGCCATCGGACGGCAGCAGCCAGCGCAGCGCGCCTGA
- a CDS encoding amino acid ABC transporter permease, translating into MPLFARAARLTPVLPWPDAVLALKYWQWLLSGWSVTMGTSLLVIALSTLLGVLFAMARDAAAPALRTAAGVYLSVFRNTPLLVQLFFWYFGVPSLLPAGWMGWLNTPHELALGGWHLAWPSLEFLSAAVGLVLYSTAYVGEEIRAGIANVPRSQLQAALSLGMTRWQSLRHIVLPQALAHVVSPLCGQYMNITKNTSLGMTIGLVELSYRARQAEAETFQSFQVYGISTVLYIVLIIGLELLSRQVQRRRRWGRLPVGRT; encoded by the coding sequence TTGCCGCTTTTCGCCAGGGCTGCGCGCCTGACCCCTGTTCTCCCCTGGCCGGACGCGGTGCTGGCCCTCAAGTACTGGCAGTGGCTGCTCAGCGGCTGGTCGGTCACCATGGGCACCTCGCTGCTGGTGATTGCCCTGTCCACCCTGCTGGGCGTGCTGTTTGCCATGGCCCGTGATGCCGCAGCGCCGGCGCTGCGCACTGCGGCCGGCGTCTACCTCTCGGTGTTTCGCAACACGCCGCTGCTGGTACAGCTGTTTTTCTGGTATTTCGGCGTTCCCAGCCTGCTGCCTGCAGGCTGGATGGGCTGGCTGAACACGCCGCATGAGCTGGCCCTGGGCGGATGGCATCTGGCCTGGCCGTCGCTGGAGTTCCTGTCCGCCGCCGTGGGCCTGGTGCTGTATTCCACGGCCTATGTGGGCGAGGAAATCCGCGCGGGCATAGCCAACGTGCCGCGCAGCCAGCTTCAGGCGGCCCTGAGCCTGGGCATGACGCGCTGGCAGTCGCTGCGCCATATCGTGCTGCCGCAGGCGCTGGCCCATGTGGTCTCGCCGCTGTGCGGGCAGTACATGAACATCACCAAGAACACCTCGCTGGGCATGACGATCGGCCTGGTGGAGCTGTCCTACCGCGCACGCCAGGCAGAGGCCGAGACCTTTCAATCCTTCCAGGTCTATGGCATCAGCACCGTGCTCTACATCGTGCTCATCATCGGCCTGGAACTGCTGAGCCGGCAGGTGCAGCGCCGGCGCCGATGGGGCCGGCTGCCCGTGGGACGCACATGA
- a CDS encoding ABC transporter substrate-binding protein translates to MQFKKWITAAAAGAALLTTGSVWADRLQDIKKAGVLRVAAFDGNPPFGFVDAKTRKIVGLDVDYAEEFAKRLGVKLQLVPTNPANRVPLLVSGKVDLVLANFTITEERAKQVNFSVPYFSSGTQFLAPKGTLASADQLGSLRIAVDKGTTNEIVLREKYPQATLVAFDDTPFAFTALRNGNVQALAQDGPKLVGLLGTIKDAQERAKWEVPAFTISNDFIGVGIPKGETALTDWVNTTLKELEGKGQAGKIYDAWFGPKSNTPLVRTFKIGDKV, encoded by the coding sequence ATGCAATTCAAGAAGTGGATCACCGCCGCCGCTGCAGGCGCCGCGCTGCTGACAACCGGCTCTGTCTGGGCCGACCGCCTGCAGGACATCAAGAAGGCCGGCGTGCTGCGCGTGGCCGCCTTTGATGGCAACCCCCCGTTCGGCTTTGTCGACGCCAAGACCCGCAAGATCGTGGGCTTGGACGTGGACTACGCCGAAGAATTTGCCAAGCGCCTGGGTGTGAAGCTGCAGTTGGTGCCCACCAATCCTGCCAACCGCGTGCCGTTGCTGGTGTCCGGCAAGGTGGATCTGGTGCTGGCCAATTTCACCATCACCGAAGAGCGCGCCAAGCAGGTGAACTTCAGCGTGCCATATTTTTCGTCCGGCACGCAGTTCCTGGCCCCCAAGGGCACACTGGCCTCGGCCGACCAGCTCGGCAGCCTGCGCATTGCCGTGGACAAGGGCACGACCAACGAGATCGTGCTGCGCGAAAAATACCCGCAGGCCACCCTGGTCGCGTTCGACGACACGCCATTTGCCTTCACCGCCTTGCGCAACGGCAATGTGCAGGCCCTGGCGCAGGATGGCCCCAAGCTGGTGGGCCTGCTGGGCACCATCAAGGACGCCCAGGAACGCGCCAAGTGGGAAGTGCCGGCATTCACCATCTCGAACGACTTCATCGGTGTGGGCATTCCCAAGGGAGAGACCGCGCTGACCGACTGGGTCAACACCACGCTCAAGGAACTGGAAGGCAAGGGCCAGGCCGGCAAGATTTACGACGCCTGGTTCGGCCCTAAGAGCAACACGCCGCTGGTGCGCACTTTCAAGATCGGCGACAAGGTCTGA
- the panC gene encoding pantoate--beta-alanine ligase, with amino-acid sequence MHIVHTIADLRSALAGRGRPAFVPTMGNLHEGHLSLVRTARQHGDVTVASIFVNRLQFLPHEDFDSYPRTWDSDCSKLQAAHCDLLFAPREADLYPEAQTFKVQPDPTLADMLEGHFRPGFFTGVCTVVMKLFSAVFATTGGGAAIFGKKDYQQLMVIQRMVQQFALPITIIAGDTARADSGLALSSRNGYLNAEQLQQAMALSQALKTLAQASRTGRIPLADLETQAIGQLQALGWEPDYLTVRLRSNLQIPSAADLATAPLVTLGAAKLGSTRLIDNLEF; translated from the coding sequence ATGCACATCGTCCATACCATCGCCGACCTGCGCTCCGCCCTGGCGGGCCGCGGCCGCCCCGCTTTCGTTCCCACCATGGGCAATCTGCACGAGGGCCATCTGTCCCTGGTGCGCACCGCACGCCAGCATGGCGATGTGACCGTGGCCAGCATCTTCGTCAACCGCCTGCAGTTTCTGCCGCATGAAGATTTCGACAGCTACCCGCGCACCTGGGATTCGGACTGCAGCAAGCTGCAGGCCGCCCACTGCGACCTGCTGTTTGCGCCGCGCGAAGCCGATCTCTACCCCGAAGCCCAGACTTTCAAGGTGCAGCCCGACCCCACGCTGGCCGACATGCTGGAAGGGCATTTCCGCCCCGGTTTCTTTACCGGCGTGTGCACCGTGGTGATGAAGCTGTTTTCCGCCGTATTCGCCACCACCGGCGGCGGCGCGGCCATCTTCGGCAAGAAGGACTACCAGCAGCTGATGGTGATCCAGCGCATGGTCCAGCAGTTTGCCCTGCCCATCACCATCATCGCAGGCGATACCGCCCGAGCCGACAGCGGCCTGGCACTCAGTTCCCGCAACGGCTACCTGAATGCCGAACAGCTGCAGCAGGCCATGGCCCTGTCCCAGGCACTGAAGACCCTGGCGCAGGCGTCCCGCACGGGCCGCATTCCACTGGCCGACCTGGAAACCCAGGCCATCGGCCAGCTGCAGGCCCTGGGCTGGGAGCCCGACTACCTGACGGTGCGCCTGCGCAGCAACCTGCAAATTCCCAGTGCCGCCGACCTGGCCACGGCCCCGCTGGTGACACTGGGCGCCGCCAAGCTGGGCAGCACCCGGCTGATCGACAACCTCGAGTTCTGA
- the panB gene encoding 3-methyl-2-oxobutanoate hydroxymethyltransferase, producing the protein MSASTNGTPYGTIPPASPLPQRRPVSLPRLAQMRAAGEKITMLTAYDATFAAVADAAGVECILVGDSLGMVCQGLHSTVGVSLDDMCYHTASVARGLHRAQATAWLVADLPYGSYQESREQALRSASALMQAGAHMVKLEGGGWTAPTVQFLVERGIPVCAHLGLTPQTVHALGGYRVQGKDDVAAATLRRQARELQDAGAAMLVLEMVPAALAAELTQALTHCHTIGIGAGNGTAGQVLVLHDMLGVNLGKMPKFVRNFMQEAGNVKGAMAAYVQAVKDGSFPDNQLHAW; encoded by the coding sequence ATGTCCGCAAGTACCAACGGCACGCCCTACGGCACCATTCCGCCCGCATCCCCACTGCCCCAGCGGCGCCCCGTCAGCCTGCCGCGCCTGGCGCAGATGCGTGCGGCCGGCGAAAAGATCACCATGCTCACCGCCTATGACGCCACCTTCGCCGCTGTGGCCGATGCCGCCGGTGTGGAGTGCATTCTGGTGGGCGACTCCCTGGGCATGGTCTGCCAGGGCCTGCACAGCACCGTGGGCGTCAGCCTGGACGATATGTGCTACCACACGGCCAGCGTGGCGCGCGGTCTGCACCGCGCCCAGGCCACGGCCTGGCTGGTTGCCGACCTGCCCTATGGCAGCTACCAGGAATCGCGTGAACAGGCGCTGCGCAGCGCCAGCGCCCTCATGCAGGCCGGCGCCCACATGGTCAAGCTCGAAGGTGGTGGCTGGACCGCACCCACGGTGCAGTTTCTGGTGGAGCGCGGCATTCCCGTCTGTGCCCACCTGGGGCTGACGCCCCAGACCGTCCACGCCCTGGGTGGCTACCGCGTGCAGGGCAAGGACGATGTGGCCGCTGCCACGCTGCGCCGTCAGGCCCGCGAGCTGCAGGATGCCGGCGCCGCCATGCTGGTGCTGGAGATGGTGCCCGCTGCCCTGGCCGCAGAGCTGACGCAGGCGTTGACCCACTGCCACACCATCGGCATAGGCGCTGGCAATGGCACGGCCGGACAGGTGCTGGTGCTGCACGACATGCTGGGCGTCAACCTGGGCAAGATGCCCAAATTCGTGCGCAACTTCATGCAGGAGGCCGGCAACGTCAAGGGCGCCATGGCGGCCTATGTCCAGGCAGTCAAGGATGGCAGCTTTCCCGACAACCAGCTGCACGCCTGGTAA